One part of the Sphingobacterium sp. LZ7M1 genome encodes these proteins:
- a CDS encoding DUF3575 domain-containing protein, with the protein MLILYPTKPMTNKTKMIRGSLCMLMFCLLLNPLKGQEVKILEGSKPGSFNVRSNMLGWLFLVPNLGVEYRAADRIGLLADGGLSHWNFKRNGNDHYWRNWYAAPQLRYYTNDSRDAYIGLKGTVGDYNISNEQGRFMGGGFTFGKQYSAGKKLMIDIGLTLGFLQFSKVEKMRHVNGEHYRTATIPDRTYWGPTGISISFSRRTN; encoded by the coding sequence ATGTTGATACTATACCCTACCAAACCAATGACCAATAAAACTAAAATGATCCGAGGATCACTCTGTATGCTTATGTTTTGCCTTTTGCTAAATCCGCTGAAGGGCCAGGAAGTCAAAATTCTTGAAGGTTCAAAGCCTGGAAGTTTTAATGTCCGCAGTAACATGCTGGGCTGGCTATTTCTTGTTCCCAATCTGGGGGTGGAATATCGTGCTGCTGATCGAATTGGCCTTTTGGCCGATGGGGGACTGTCGCATTGGAACTTCAAGCGGAATGGCAATGACCATTACTGGCGTAACTGGTATGCCGCTCCTCAACTGCGCTATTACACAAATGATTCGCGGGATGCCTACATAGGCCTGAAAGGTACCGTCGGCGACTATAACATCTCCAATGAACAAGGCCGCTTTATGGGCGGGGGATTTACTTTCGGAAAGCAGTATTCTGCTGGGAAAAAGCTTATGATCGATATCGGGCTTACCCTTGGTTTCCTTCAATTTAGCAAAGTGGAAAAGATGCGCCATGTAAATGGAGAGCACTACCGTACAGCAACCATTCCTGACAGGACTTACTGGGGACCAACGGGAATCAGCATTAGCTTTTCTAGACGGACCAATTAA
- a CDS encoding DUF4407 domain-containing protein, which translates to MKKNPWLKFGCFLTGYNYYLVQHSSEQSSKAVKKFTSAVLLIVLVWMFIAYSFAVRYLHVGVVGGILASVIAAFVVIQIERIIILSTKVNKWSVTFRVGLALVMAILGSFILDQIIFKDDIELKKTQVMEDRVKIAINNSEKDIDEQVKSIDASIEQLEARQKVVSDDLQKNPVIVTSYTNTSVTRDNQGNRINSTNSTNKMVNENPKKRELEQINEQINLLNGQKFKTLGSLDSIKANKEKDLRKSSGFIDELNILHEVITSSKIGLIVYLLFFFFFLSIELFVVTIKLTDKASDYDKLIHHQTEVRLKMLERLNG; encoded by the coding sequence ATGAAAAAGAATCCCTGGCTTAAGTTTGGATGTTTTTTGACGGGTTATAACTATTACCTAGTCCAACATTCCAGTGAGCAGAGCTCAAAGGCGGTAAAGAAATTCACCTCTGCAGTATTGTTGATCGTCCTGGTATGGATGTTCATTGCCTACTCATTTGCCGTTCGTTACTTGCATGTCGGTGTAGTGGGTGGAATTCTTGCATCCGTCATTGCTGCATTTGTTGTGATACAGATTGAAAGGATCATTATACTTTCTACAAAAGTCAATAAATGGTCCGTGACCTTTCGTGTTGGTCTTGCTTTGGTCATGGCCATACTGGGTTCATTTATCTTGGACCAAATTATCTTTAAGGATGATATTGAGCTGAAGAAAACCCAGGTCATGGAAGACCGCGTAAAAATCGCCATTAATAATTCGGAGAAAGACATTGATGAGCAGGTAAAAAGCATAGATGCGAGCATTGAACAATTGGAAGCTAGGCAAAAGGTAGTTTCTGATGACTTGCAGAAAAATCCAGTGATCGTAACTTCCTATACCAATACCTCTGTCACTCGGGACAATCAAGGAAACCGGATCAACAGTACGAATTCAACCAATAAAATGGTCAATGAAAACCCTAAGAAAAGGGAGTTGGAGCAGATCAATGAACAGATCAACCTGTTGAATGGTCAGAAATTCAAGACCCTTGGCTCCTTGGATTCCATCAAGGCCAATAAGGAAAAAGACCTGAGGAAATCCTCAGGGTTTATTGATGAACTGAATATTCTGCACGAGGTTATTACCAGTTCAAAAATTGGATTGATTGTCTATCTACTGTTCTTTTTCTTTTTTCTTTCAATCGAGCTTTTCGTAGTTACCATTAAGCTTACAGATAAGGCCTCAGATTATGATAAATTGATCCATCATCAGACTGAAGTACGCTTAAAGATGCTGGAGCGGCTAAATGGGTAG
- a CDS encoding acyltransferase family protein — protein MGYRNDIQGLRAIAFLLVFIFHLNSSWLPAGFLGVDIFFVISGYLITSIILHKKEKNKFSIMEFYEGRLKRIAPAYYFLLMVISILGFFIYLPMDLGLLRRSLITAGLFVSNFFFATGDSYFGAKQAENPLLHTWSLGIEMQFYFLLPFILIFFKKKYLPYILAGIISIILAYYQYRFMAFGQESGTYYSLLARIPEFLIGAFMSVVLSNGQVKNKKYSLPLALSGVSLLIYGLMSLDENSAFPGINSFPPCLGIGLILISNDNFITRLLASKPLVYIGTLSYSLYLWHWPLMAFQRYREGVFEGHQFDWKEILTISILTFVLSWLSYTFIENSIRQGSTKKFLIKFACIVVPFGIATYSLHWLSKKFETPYEFTQASFATGSHNVDHVDTLGDRKDKRPHVLLLGNSHANSIKPLFNILGEKFHFSINTLTSDSFPALEGIDKREIPEREMLFYNLSRALVPHTKELIASSEVIIISADSFDEYHSVTKAVDSLAKALKPNQKLVLINSYPIVDRNPVRINHGFVKNSDYKFKVTPNTHSLHTIDSIARVNKNVLIWDISKASIYNDAPYYKDTLIYYDDRHINRRGAILLEKEVEDNFKKKILPVIQN, from the coding sequence ATGGGTTATAGGAATGATATTCAAGGGTTAAGGGCCATTGCATTTCTTTTGGTCTTTATATTTCATTTAAACTCAAGTTGGCTTCCCGCAGGATTTCTAGGTGTAGATATTTTCTTTGTGATCAGCGGTTATTTGATCACTTCCATTATCCTTCACAAGAAAGAGAAAAACAAGTTCAGCATCATGGAATTTTATGAAGGTCGATTAAAAAGAATCGCCCCAGCCTATTATTTCCTGCTCATGGTGATTTCTATACTAGGTTTCTTTATCTATTTACCCATGGACCTTGGGCTTTTACGACGTTCATTGATCACGGCAGGTCTATTTGTTTCGAATTTCTTTTTTGCCACGGGGGACTCCTACTTTGGAGCAAAACAGGCTGAAAACCCACTGTTGCACACCTGGTCCCTAGGTATAGAAATGCAGTTTTATTTCCTCCTGCCGTTTATCTTAATTTTCTTTAAAAAGAAATACCTACCGTATATCCTTGCCGGAATAATTAGCATCATCTTAGCATATTACCAGTATCGATTCATGGCTTTCGGTCAAGAAAGTGGAACCTACTATAGCCTTTTAGCTAGGATTCCAGAGTTTTTGATTGGTGCCTTCATGAGCGTTGTTCTAAGTAACGGTCAGGTAAAGAACAAAAAGTACAGCCTCCCGCTAGCCCTTTCTGGAGTTTCATTATTGATCTATGGCTTAATGAGTTTAGATGAGAATTCAGCTTTTCCAGGAATCAATTCATTTCCGCCATGCTTAGGGATTGGCTTGATCCTTATATCAAATGACAATTTTATCACCCGGCTTTTAGCCTCAAAACCCCTGGTCTATATAGGTACGCTATCTTACTCCTTATATCTTTGGCATTGGCCTTTGATGGCATTCCAACGTTATAGAGAAGGTGTTTTTGAAGGTCACCAATTTGACTGGAAAGAAATTTTAACCATCAGCATATTAACTTTTGTGTTGAGTTGGTTATCCTATACCTTTATCGAAAATTCTATACGCCAAGGAAGCACAAAGAAATTCCTGATTAAATTTGCCTGTATTGTTGTCCCATTTGGAATTGCTACCTATAGTTTACATTGGCTTTCCAAAAAGTTTGAAACACCCTATGAGTTTACCCAGGCATCCTTTGCAACCGGATCGCATAATGTGGACCATGTCGATACCTTAGGCGATCGAAAAGACAAGAGGCCCCATGTGCTTTTGCTGGGCAACAGCCATGCTAATTCCATCAAACCTTTATTCAATATCCTTGGCGAGAAATTTCATTTTTCCATCAATACTTTGACTTCCGATAGCTTTCCTGCTTTGGAAGGAATCGACAAGAGGGAAATTCCAGAGCGAGAAATGTTGTTTTACAATCTTTCTAGGGCTCTTGTTCCGCATACTAAAGAGCTCATTGCCTCCAGCGAGGTCATCATCATTTCTGCAGATTCATTTGATGAATACCATAGTGTGACGAAAGCTGTAGACTCCCTGGCAAAGGCCTTGAAACCCAATCAAAAGTTAGTTTTAATCAACTCCTATCCTATTGTAGACCGAAATCCAGTAAGGATAAACCATGGCTTTGTGAAAAATAGCGACTATAAATTTAAAGTAACTCCGAATACCCATAGCTTGCATACCATAGACTCCATCGCACGAGTTAACAAAAACGTACTCATCTGGGATATTTCAAAAGCATCCATATATAATGATGCTCCTTATTACAAAGACACCTTGATATATTATGATGATAGGCATATCAATCGTCGTGGTGCTATATTATTAGAAAAGGAAGTTGAGGATAATTTCAAAAAGAAAATTTTACCGGTCATCCAAAACTAG
- a CDS encoding RNA polymerase sigma factor has protein sequence MDSLYIDKVLSGDRHAFSYFISTYKDMAFSIAISIVKNELLAEEVAQESFVQTYLSLKNFKGNSKFSTWFYKIVVHCSYKMIQKKTIQFVELDLGQHDLQFDDHALKNLMIEEQKQMINEVLRRLPSNEALALRLFYLEELPAAELCEITGWTTANCKIILFRARKRMAFELNKEINSMYYGREQG, from the coding sequence ATGGATAGTCTTTACATAGACAAAGTTCTTTCTGGAGATCGCCATGCCTTTAGCTACTTTATCAGTACCTATAAAGACATGGCCTTTTCCATTGCTATCTCTATTGTAAAAAATGAACTTCTCGCAGAAGAAGTTGCACAAGAGTCCTTTGTTCAAACCTATCTTTCACTCAAAAATTTTAAGGGCAATTCCAAGTTCAGTACTTGGTTTTACAAGATCGTGGTTCATTGCTCTTACAAAATGATCCAAAAAAAAACCATTCAATTTGTGGAACTAGACCTAGGTCAGCATGATCTTCAATTTGATGACCATGCCTTGAAAAACTTGATGATAGAGGAACAGAAACAAATGATAAACGAGGTACTGAGAAGGCTACCCAGCAATGAAGCCCTCGCCTTGAGGTTGTTTTATCTTGAGGAATTGCCAGCGGCGGAGCTATGTGAAATCACTGGCTGGACCACTGCCAACTGTAAAATCATTCTTTTTCGTGCTCGGAAAAGAATGGCATTTGAACTAAACAAAGAAATAAACAGCATGTATTATGGAAGAGAACAAGGATGA
- a CDS encoding FimB/Mfa2 family fimbrial subunit: MEKNYQKTRKRPGVVCCLYITILVSFLFPSCSRLELTEQGHYLLQTDWEKRTEGISIPNSYQVILDGKVHSFGQGQADLPELFPGNYPYLAYNLASGFDIESGIAKQHIENGQLIPMPEWLFSATGELQYANESNVEATAVMQQQVRQLTIILEPEGGRASNINSIQAQLSGIASAWDLQGNVPLGSPSSVPLDFKKQADGTWKAVIRILGVQGGEQMISGSLSFDQGVPEVVAMESDMTELLADANTDKHIPMELKAKVETQTAAGFKVSIKDWVKQNASGQAW, translated from the coding sequence ATGGAGAAAAATTATCAAAAAACACGAAAAAGACCTGGCGTAGTTTGTTGCCTATATATCACTATCCTAGTCAGCTTTCTGTTTCCTTCCTGTAGTAGGCTAGAACTGACCGAACAGGGGCATTACCTGTTGCAGACGGACTGGGAAAAACGAACAGAGGGAATTTCAATCCCTAACAGTTACCAAGTCATTCTTGATGGAAAAGTACATTCCTTTGGCCAAGGTCAGGCTGATTTGCCGGAACTGTTTCCTGGTAACTATCCCTATCTAGCTTATAACCTTGCTTCCGGATTTGACATTGAATCTGGCATTGCCAAACAGCATATTGAAAACGGACAATTGATCCCAATGCCTGAATGGCTTTTTTCTGCGACTGGCGAACTTCAATATGCAAATGAAAGCAACGTGGAAGCCACTGCAGTAATGCAACAACAAGTCCGTCAATTGACCATTATCCTCGAACCAGAGGGAGGGAGAGCTTCCAACATCAATTCGATCCAAGCTCAATTATCGGGGATCGCTTCTGCTTGGGACCTACAGGGCAATGTGCCCTTAGGGAGTCCGAGTAGCGTACCATTAGACTTCAAGAAGCAGGCAGACGGCACATGGAAGGCTGTAATCCGCATTCTTGGCGTGCAAGGTGGGGAACAGATGATTTCTGGATCCTTGAGTTTTGACCAAGGGGTACCTGAAGTCGTAGCCATGGAGTCGGACATGACTGAGCTTCTCGCAGATGCAAACACGGACAAACATATCCCAATGGAGCTCAAGGCAAAGGTAGAAACCCAAACAGCTGCAGGATTTAAAGTTAGTATCAAGGACTGGGTCAAGCAAAACGCTTCGGGTCAGGCTTGGTAG
- a CDS encoding sterol desaturase family protein, whose product MELLEKILSLDPNYLIIGLLVLFFTLEQISSNPFAFKKRGEHLVQNILFQLLLTLMNIFFVVIQVYCIEWLNENKIGLLYLAELPFWTKLILSVMLYDFSTYWIHRAAHKVPLLWRLHRVHHSDTSMDSSSSFRFHPLEMILVYETGNILSAAVFGTDVIALGLYYFILYIFLFMEHSNLRFPNWLNRSFGLIFVMPDHHRVHHDQNQFYTDSNFADIFILWDRIFGTFKTLPLNKMKYGLIEFDSEEKQSFLYLMKSPFINIKRVKGDR is encoded by the coding sequence ATGGAATTATTAGAAAAAATTCTAAGTCTCGATCCGAATTATTTAATAATCGGATTACTTGTCCTTTTTTTTACGTTAGAACAGATCAGTTCTAACCCATTTGCTTTCAAAAAAAGAGGCGAACACCTTGTCCAGAACATTCTATTCCAACTCCTATTGACCTTGATGAATATCTTTTTCGTAGTCATTCAGGTCTATTGCATAGAATGGCTAAACGAAAACAAAATAGGACTTCTCTACCTTGCAGAGCTTCCTTTCTGGACAAAGCTGATCCTGAGCGTCATGCTTTATGATTTTTCAACCTATTGGATCCACCGAGCTGCACATAAAGTCCCTCTACTGTGGCGCTTGCACCGGGTACACCATAGCGACACCAGCATGGATTCATCCAGTAGTTTCCGCTTTCACCCGCTCGAAATGATCCTCGTCTATGAAACTGGAAACATCCTTTCAGCTGCAGTATTCGGCACCGATGTCATCGCTTTGGGTCTTTATTACTTTATTCTCTATATCTTCCTGTTCATGGAACATTCCAACCTACGCTTCCCAAATTGGCTCAACAGATCTTTCGGATTGATATTCGTCATGCCCGATCATCATCGCGTACATCATGACCAAAACCAATTTTATACCGACAGCAATTTTGCCGATATATTCATTCTTTGGGACCGAATATTCGGCACATTCAAGACTCTTCCACTCAACAAGATGAAATATGGCCTAATTGAATTTGACAGCGAAGAAAAACAAAGCTTTCTTTACCTCATGAAGAGTCCCTTTATCAATATCAAGAGAGTCAAAGGAGATCGATGA
- a CDS encoding YdeI/OmpD-associated family protein — protein MSKASSYSFKAPLDIIGINPFVFVPEPILHELFRTLNREKGNIALKVSVNRSKYHPQTLLRYKGDWRLYINTSMLKDSPKRIAEELTIKIKLDFSDRNVAIHPKLQHALEENKDAKAVFEAISPSLRKEIVRYIATLKTENSIIRNTDKAIAFLLGKGSFIGRNKI, from the coding sequence ATGAGTAAGGCAAGTTCATATTCCTTTAAAGCACCTCTTGATATCATTGGTATCAATCCTTTTGTATTTGTTCCTGAGCCCATTCTCCATGAACTATTCAGGACCCTGAACAGAGAAAAAGGGAATATAGCACTGAAAGTATCCGTAAACCGATCAAAATACCATCCGCAAACACTTTTAAGATACAAGGGAGATTGGAGACTGTACATCAATACCAGCATGCTGAAAGATTCTCCAAAAAGGATTGCAGAAGAACTGACAATCAAGATCAAGTTGGATTTTTCAGACCGAAATGTTGCTATACATCCTAAGCTACAACATGCACTTGAAGAAAATAAAGATGCCAAAGCCGTCTTTGAAGCCATAAGCCCTAGCTTAAGGAAAGAAATTGTGCGATATATCGCTACCCTCAAAACTGAAAACAGCATTATTCGAAATACAGACAAAGCTATTGCCTTTTTATTGGGAAAGGGCAGTTTTATTGGTCGGAATAAAATATAA
- a CDS encoding MFS transporter — MGNIKLGLKENWQQFSLLILVNMMVGGMVGLERTVVPLVGTSVFKIQSDVVVFSFIIAFAVVKAFTNLISGVLADRFTRKQVLIWGWIIGLPVPFLLAFGPSWNWILFANVLLGMSQGLAWSMTVNMKIDLVGKKSRGLAMGLNEAAGYGAVGLTALLTGYIASEYGLRPQPFYIGIAYTIIGMLLSIFVIRDTRKFTQLEAQAIPTRFSSEKTPKPTLGWVFKETSFRNKNLFSVSQAGLINNLNDGMSWGVFPLLFMSMGVGLEGVGWIKAIYPVVWGLGQIITGPLADKWGRKPLIVWGMFVQVLGHIVIGMEFLEPLTSGIVGSVFLGIGTAMVYPALLAAVSDAAHPNWRASSLGVYRFWRDMGYAIGALMAGIVGNIFGLMWAVHIAGLVTLLSGIWVWLRMKETK, encoded by the coding sequence ATGGGAAATATAAAGTTAGGGTTAAAAGAAAACTGGCAACAATTCAGCTTATTGATTTTGGTGAATATGATGGTTGGTGGAATGGTTGGTCTAGAGCGAACTGTTGTTCCCTTGGTAGGGACATCGGTTTTTAAGATTCAATCGGATGTTGTGGTGTTCTCCTTTATTATTGCCTTTGCTGTTGTCAAAGCGTTTACCAACCTAATTTCTGGCGTTTTAGCGGATAGATTTACCCGTAAGCAGGTATTGATCTGGGGCTGGATAATTGGATTACCTGTTCCTTTTTTGCTTGCTTTTGGACCTTCCTGGAACTGGATCTTGTTTGCCAATGTTTTATTGGGCATGAGCCAAGGTTTGGCTTGGTCCATGACGGTCAACATGAAAATCGATCTTGTGGGCAAGAAAAGTCGAGGTCTGGCCATGGGCTTGAATGAGGCTGCTGGATATGGAGCTGTAGGATTGACCGCACTATTGACAGGTTACATAGCATCAGAATATGGACTTAGACCTCAACCATTCTATATCGGAATTGCTTACACCATAATCGGAATGCTACTTTCCATATTCGTCATACGCGACACGAGGAAATTTACTCAATTAGAAGCGCAAGCCATCCCCACTCGGTTTTCTAGTGAAAAGACTCCTAAACCAACTCTTGGATGGGTATTTAAGGAGACCTCATTTCGGAACAAGAATTTATTCTCTGTTTCGCAAGCGGGATTGATCAACAACTTGAATGATGGGATGTCCTGGGGAGTTTTCCCCTTACTCTTCATGTCTATGGGCGTTGGGCTAGAGGGTGTAGGTTGGATCAAGGCTATCTACCCAGTAGTATGGGGTCTTGGCCAAATCATCACCGGTCCTTTAGCAGATAAATGGGGCCGCAAACCACTGATCGTCTGGGGGATGTTTGTTCAAGTCCTTGGCCATATCGTAATCGGCATGGAGTTCCTAGAACCACTGACCTCTGGAATCGTAGGCTCCGTATTTTTAGGGATTGGTACAGCCATGGTCTATCCGGCCCTACTAGCAGCAGTGAGCGATGCTGCGCATCCAAATTGGAGAGCATCATCTTTAGGGGTATATCGCTTTTGGAGAGATATGGGCTATGCCATCGGAGCATTAATGGCCGGTATTGTAGGCAATATTTTTGGATTAATGTGGGCAGTGCATATAGCTGGTCTAGTTACGCTGCTTTCTGGCATATGGGTTTGGTTAAGAATGAAAGAAACGAAATAA
- a CDS encoding HNH endonuclease: MNTPDTHGTYGASLFDIRWKQKRKAILERDNNKCVICQDVHQLQVHHRQYHFINRLNQFKEPWDYPSNLLITLCALCHKRGHRKYKIPTKYI; this comes from the coding sequence ATGAATACTCCAGATACACACGGTACTTATGGCGCCTCATTGTTTGATATCAGGTGGAAACAGAAGCGGAAGGCAATTCTGGAAAGGGACAATAATAAGTGTGTCATCTGTCAGGATGTTCATCAATTGCAGGTCCATCACCGCCAATATCATTTCATCAATCGGCTCAACCAATTCAAGGAGCCTTGGGACTATCCAAGCAATCTACTGATCACACTTTGTGCGCTGTGCCATAAACGTGGGCACCGTAAATATAAAATACCAACCAAATACATTTAA
- a CDS encoding NUDIX domain-containing protein produces the protein MKMIDKLAWIEIKNGKILSTKSYGKEKYYIPGGKREDGESDIEALTREISEELQVQLIPESIRYMGTFEAHADSHPEGILVKMTCYRAEYTGELKASAEIERMEWLSYSDLDCVSAVDKIIFKQLKEQGELL, from the coding sequence ATGAAGATGATCGATAAGCTAGCTTGGATCGAAATAAAGAATGGCAAAATCCTTTCGACAAAATCATACGGCAAGGAAAAATATTACATTCCGGGAGGGAAAAGAGAGGATGGTGAATCGGATATTGAAGCGTTGACAAGAGAGATTTCGGAAGAATTACAAGTCCAATTAATTCCAGAAAGCATCCGATACATGGGTACATTTGAGGCACATGCCGACAGCCATCCTGAAGGGATCCTTGTCAAAATGACTTGCTATAGAGCTGAATATACTGGGGAGTTGAAAGCAAGTGCAGAAATAGAACGAATGGAATGGTTGAGTTATTCTGATCTAGATTGTGTCTCTGCCGTGGATAAGATCATCTTTAAACAGTTAAAAGAGCAAGGAGAACTACTATAA
- a CDS encoding AAA family ATPase produces MKKSIRNYYVLTGGPGTGKTSLLTLLAEKGFPCIPEVAREIIKEQVLNRGSALPWADKEAYANRMWSESLCSYKLTLQRFENEVVFFDRGLLDSICYMEMEDIKISQEIQDDLSSALYKKVFILPPWEEIYVTDSERKQSWAEALETFESMKKVYEKYGYETIEVPKLSIAERVQFIERNL; encoded by the coding sequence ATGAAGAAAAGTATTAGAAACTACTATGTGCTCACTGGTGGACCGGGAACTGGCAAGACCAGCTTATTGACACTGCTTGCAGAAAAGGGGTTTCCATGTATTCCAGAAGTTGCCCGAGAAATCATCAAAGAACAAGTGTTGAACAGAGGCTCTGCTCTACCCTGGGCCGACAAAGAAGCCTATGCCAATCGGATGTGGTCTGAATCTCTGTGTTCCTATAAGTTGACCCTACAGCGATTTGAAAATGAGGTAGTCTTCTTTGACCGAGGCTTGTTGGACAGCATTTGCTATATGGAAATGGAAGACATAAAGATCAGTCAGGAAATTCAAGATGACCTGAGTTCAGCTTTGTACAAAAAGGTATTTATCCTTCCACCATGGGAGGAAATTTACGTAACTGATTCTGAAAGGAAACAATCTTGGGCCGAGGCATTGGAAACCTTTGAATCCATGAAAAAAGTATATGAGAAATATGGTTATGAGACCATTGAGGTCCCCAAACTGTCCATAGCGGAGCGGGTTCAATTTATCGAAAGGAATTTATAA
- a CDS encoding GNAT family N-acetyltransferase gives MMDLDQYKLLKFVNTSMDFDNYFKLVNDSKVMEMITERPFEYAEAREDFKKLLKLNSISPNFGTFKIVEKKKGSFIGLAKLEITESNADIAELGYIIIPEFWGKGIASQIAEHLVQYSKSIKNLKGLFAIIDPKNYASKKILTKNGFQSREFRDFNGLPGEILELIF, from the coding sequence ATGATGGATTTAGATCAGTATAAACTGCTGAAGTTTGTAAACACCAGCATGGACTTTGACAACTACTTCAAGTTGGTAAACGACAGTAAGGTGATGGAAATGATTACAGAAAGGCCCTTTGAATATGCAGAAGCCAGAGAGGACTTCAAAAAACTCTTAAAATTAAACTCCATCTCCCCTAACTTTGGTACCTTTAAAATAGTAGAAAAGAAAAAAGGTTCATTTATTGGATTAGCCAAACTTGAAATTACGGAGTCCAATGCTGACATTGCTGAATTAGGCTACATTATCATTCCTGAATTCTGGGGAAAAGGCATTGCCAGCCAAATAGCCGAACATTTAGTCCAATACTCAAAATCTATTAAAAACCTAAAGGGACTATTTGCCATAATTGACCCCAAAAATTATGCATCCAAAAAGATCTTAACTAAAAATGGCTTTCAATCTAGGGAATTCCGTGACTTTAACGGCCTTCCAGGGGAAATATTGGAGCTTATATTTTAA